The following coding sequences lie in one Spinacia oleracea cultivar Varoflay chromosome 1, BTI_SOV_V1, whole genome shotgun sequence genomic window:
- the LOC110801942 gene encoding uncharacterized protein gives MILGMKNKIRRGPSIQVEYVIHVQDIKPWPPTQSLKTVRSVLIQWKNGERSSGSTNSVAPSIEDGKIEFNESFRVPVTLSRDMSVKSGDADIFHKNLLEFNLYEPRRDKTVKGQLLGTAIVDLADYGVIREVMSLSAPMNCTRSFRNATQPILYLRIQVYDKVRSGVSLKGKFAKETSLDKNDGDSVSALMSEEYADEAEGSSLTDDDISSHSSLTASSAFESNGASPSQNKETGSDKRKCHTDTSEFDSEVNLEKVSSTSDQVHERSRQISEEVASLKGQIIAMSIPDEVPSVSTGEGIPMETPEELKSELDFQLQAKRRSEQKSKIPERSSSMEVTPTVDIDDVVVKDGDKHENVDQDGRMLEEEKHIVQNASSNKFSLDVNGNQVMSESDSPLIRNGVRRVRSVRSLMESSRSNGSAGGYLGKISSLEVNSAEKRRTSSDSKTQGLEQRINILERELREAAALEVALYSVVAEHGSSTNKVHAPARRLSRLYLQAGKGMKRASAAQSSVSGLIVVAKACGNDVPRLTFWLSNCVVLRAILCEAFAEEQLPVSASSLAEIGDGKGMNQKSSSLKWRLSSSDKLANKFGANGSFQDWVDPHAFMSALEKVESWIFSRIVESVWWQTLTPHMQSSAAQMINNVADPGIQKKYRRSSSYGDQEQVNFSLELWKKAFKDACERLCPLRAGGHDCGCLPVLAKLIMEQCVARLDVAMFNAILRESADDMPTDPVSDPISDPKVLPVPAGKSSFGSGAQLKNAIGNWSRWLTDLFGIDDDDDPPEDEREGNEDDDGEGLQYDSSFKSFYLLKSLSDLMMLPKDLLLSESVRREVCPTFGAHIIKRVLQNFVPDEFCSDPVPDAVFEALSEYVHDEDEASITYYPCTAPALFYSPPPSSLASVIGVNLGTQTSSQLRRSGSVLRRSNTSDDELDELDSPLHAILSEGFQASPAQVKQNLKDVDNHRENVIRYQLLRQVWDGVES, from the exons ATGATTTTGGGTATGAAGAACAAGATCAGGAGAGGTCCTAGTATTCAGGTTGAGTACGTAATTCATGTCCAAGATATTAAGCCTTGGCCTCCAACACAATCACTAAAAACTGTCCGTTCTGTTTTGATCCAATGGAAAAATGGCGAGCGCAGTTCTGGATCTACAAACTCTGTGGCTCCTTCGATTGAGGATGGAAAGATTGAATTCAATGAATCATTTAGAGTTCCAGTAACCCTGTCAAGGGATATGTCAGTCAAAAGTGGTGATGCAGATATATTTCACAAGAACTTGTTAGAATTCAACTTGTATGAACCTCGTAGGGATAAGACCGTGAAAGGACAGTTACTGGGGACAGCAATTGTGGACTTAGCAGATTATGGTGTTATCAGAGAAGTTATGAGTTTAAGTGCTCCCATGAACTGTACCAGGAGctttaggaatgcaacacaacCAATTTTGTACCTAAGAATTCAAGTCTATGATAAGGTTCGCTCAGGTGTATCCTTGAAGGGTAAATTTGCCAAAGAAACATCACTTGATAAGAACGATGGGGACTCAGTTTCAGCTCTAATGAGTGAGGAGTACGCTGATGAAGCTGAGGGTTCTTCCTTGACTGATGATGATATTTCATCACACTcttcactgactgcttcatctgCTTTTGAGTCCAATGGGGCTTCACCTTCACAAAATAAGGAG ACTGGCTCGGATAAGAGAAAATGTCATACAG ACACCTCTGAATTTGACTCAGAGGTTAACTTGGAAAAGGTATCTTCTACATCAGACCAAGTGCATGAAAGAAGTCGACAGATTAGTGAAGAGGTTGCTAGTCTTAAAGGTCAAATTATTGCAATGTCAATACCAGATGAAGTGCCATCCGTCTCTACCGGTGAAGGAATTCCAATGGAAACACCTGAAGAACTCAAGTCTGAACTTGATTTTCAACTACAAGCCAAAAGGAGAAGTgagcaaaaatcaaagattcCTGAAAGGAGCAGTTCTATGGAGGTTACACCCACAGTTGATATTGATGATGTGGTGGTCAAAGATGGAGACAAGCATGAGAATGTTGATCAGGACGGGCGAATGTTGGAAGAAGAAAAACATATAGTACAAAATGCATCTTCCAATAAATTTTCACTGGATgttaatggaaaccaagttatGTCTGAAAGTGATTCACCTCTCATCAGGAATGGAGTTAGGCGTGTAAGATCTGTTCGATCCTTAATGGAATCTTCTAGAAGCAACGGCTCTGCAGGAGGTTATCTTGGAAAAATATCTAGTCTGGAAGTCAATTCAGCAGAAAAAAGACGCACATCTTCTGATAGCAAAACTCAGGGACTAGAACAAAGGATAAATATATTAGAGAGAGAGCTGAGGGAAGCTGCTGCTCTTGAGGTCGCTCTTTATTCAGTGGTTGCAGAGCATGGAAGTTCCACTAATAAGGTTCATGCACCTGCAAGGCGCCTTTCTAGACTGTATCTTCAAGCTGGTAAAGGAATGAAGAGAGCAAGTGCAGCCCAAAGTTCAGTTTCAGGATTAATTGTTGTTGCAAAAGCTTGTGGAAATGATGTTCCAAG GTTGACCTTCTGGTTGTCAAACTGTGTTGTGCTCCGAGCAATTCTCTGTGAGGCCTTTGCAGAAGAGCAGTTGCCAGTATCTGCTAGCTCTTTAGCAGAAATTGGAGATGGCAAAGGAATGAATCAGAAATCATCATCACTAAAATGGAGGCTTTCCTCTTCTGACAAGCTAGCTAATAAATTTGGGGCAAATGGAAGTTTTCAAGATTGGGTTGATCCACATGCATTCATGTCTGCATtagaaaaagttgaatcttggaTCTTTTCACGAATTGTCGAATCTGTTTGGTGGCAg ACTTTGACTCCACACATGCAGTCTTCAGCTGCTCAGATGATTAATAATGTAGCGGACCCTGGCATTCAGAAAAAGTATAGGAGGTCATCCTCTTATGGTGATCAAGAGCAGGTCAACTTTTCATTAGAACTTTGGAAGAAGGCATTCAAAGATGCCTGTGAGAGGCTTTGTCCACTGCGAGCTGGAGGTCATGATTGTGGCTGCTTGCCAGTGCTGGCTAAATTG ATAATGGAGCAATGTGTAGCAAGACTGGATGTAGCCATGTTTAATGCTATTCTTCGAGAATCTGCTGATGATATGCCAACTGATCCTGTATCTGATCCTATTAGTGACCCGAAGGTTCTCCCAGTTCCGGCAGGGAAATCAAGCTTTGGTTCTGGTGCACAGCTTAAAAACGCA ATTGGAAACTGGTCTAGATGGTTAACTGACCTGTTTGGCATagacgatgatgatgatccaCCTGAAGATGAAAGGGAAGGtaatgaagatgatgatggcgAGGGACTTCAATATGATTCTTCCTTCAAATCATTTTATCTGCTGAAATCGTTGAGTGACCTCATGATGCTTCCAAAGGACTTGCTATTGAGTGAGTCAGTCAGAAGAGAG GTGTGCCCTACATTTGGTGCCCATATTATTAAAAGGGTTCTTCAAAATTTTGTTCCTGACGAGTTCTGCTCAGACCCAGTCCCAGATGCTGTCTTTGAAGCTTTGTCTGAG TATGTCCATGATGAAGATGAAGCATCAATCACGTATTACCCGTGTACAGCACCTGCGTTATTTTACTCTCCTCCACCATCTTCACTGGCCAGTGTTATTGGGGTTAATTTGGGAACACAAACCTCATCCCAGTTACGAAGAAGTGGATCGGTACTTAGAAGGTCAAACACTAGTGACGATGAATTAGATGAACTGGATTCACCACTCCATGCCATTCTCAGTGAAGGTTTCCAGGCATCGCCTGCTCAAGTCAAACAGAATCTGAAAGATGTGGATAATCACCGGGAAAATGTCATCAGATACCAACTACTTCGTCAAGTTTGGGATGGAGTAGAATCATGA